The DNA sequence AGAGAGATTAAAAACGGAATCAAGTCTTAAGTTTTCTTGATCTTTTTTTGCCACGAATTTCACGAATTGGCTCTAATTATTTTTTGCCACAGATTAAAAAGATTAAAAGGATCTAATCTGTAGGGGCAATTTAATTCTATCTAATAATTTTTTAGGTTACTGGTAAAAACTATTTTATGTTTCATGTTCATGATTATTTTTATCTTTTTTATCACGCAGATTTAGCAGATTAGGCAGATTTTTGCAATTGAACTGATAAGAAAATCCGTTACCCGAACAATAACAAACAGACAGCGCAAATCCGCAAAATCCGCTAAATCTGCGTGCTATTTTCGTTTAGTATTTCGTCAATTGACTCTAATTATTTTTTGTCACATATTAAAAGGATTTGATCTGTAGGGGTCAATTTAATTCTATGTAATACTTTTTTAGGCTACTGGTAAAGAGTTATTTCTATTTCGCATTCTTGGTTTATTGTTCTTTTTTATCACGCAGATTTAGCAGATCTGGCAGATTTTTACAATAGAACTGATAAAAAAATTCGTTACCAGAACAATCGCGAACAGACGGCGCAAATCCGCTAAATCTGCTAAATCTGCGTGCGATTTCATTCTAGTGCCTAAATTATTTTATCAAAAGAATTAAAACGGCAAATAGATATAATCCGATTACCGCTATCATGATTAAAGCGATTTCAACCGCTTCAGCAAAAGTGATGTTGTGGTTCATTGTGGTTTTCTCTTCGACAAACTCTATCGTTTCTATACTTACGCCAAAAGATTTAACACTCTCAAGATGTTTTTCTTTCTCTATTGGTACATCATTTTCTATAGCTGATAGTACTGTTTCTAAAGCCTGAACCTGGTTTTTCTTCTTTATGTCTCTAAGTATACGAACAAGGCTTATTTTTTGCCCTTCGCAAATTGTTTTTTCTACTGTGATCATAAGTTCTAAATAATAATTTAAAAAATTTACACAACGGAAAAAACAAAACAACAGGATACACTACAGATTGAAATCAGTCCGTACCGTTTAATTACTTCTTCCGTTATTTGTTTTGAACAAAAATATAAATTTTCTTACAATACAATCATAAAACCAGGAAAAACTTTATAAAAATTTTCATACTCTCCAAAAAGTATTTATCAGAGTCATCACAACAACTTTTAAGTAAAAACAAAAAAACTCCTCCTTTACCTGAAATAAAGGAAGAGTTCAAAAAAAAATAAACACAATATATTATAAGAGTATAACTCTTAATTCTTTTAAACTTTCAACGATATAAGTAGGAGCAGCTTCCTGAATTTGCTCACGGGTCTGTGCGCCAGTCAAAACTCCCGCTGTCATGCCACAATGGGCACTTTTTCCTTCTTCAATATCAATAGCCGAATCGCCTACTTTTAGGACTTTCAAAGGATCATTTACCCCCATAAGCTCCATCGCTTTTAGAATCATATCGCCGTCAGGTCGTCCGTTTTTAACATCGTCGGCAGTTACTAATGCATCAATGGTCACTCCTACTTTCCAGCCGAGTTTATCCAGTAATTTATTAGCTGTAATGCTATCATAGCCTGTATTTAAAACCACTTTTATATCATTGGCCTGTAAATCTTTGAACAGCTCTTCTGTGCCTTCAAAAGTTTTTACGTCCAGTTCATTGTATGCTTTTTCTAAAGCAATCTTAAAATTAGCGAATGCTTTTTCAGCCACACTCTTCACATTTGTTATACTTGTACAGGTTGTTAAAATATCTCTTATCGCCTGGTATTTTTCCTTACC is a window from the Flavobacterium cupriresistens genome containing:
- a CDS encoding phosphonatase-like hydrolase, encoding MKQRIELVVFDMAGTTVDEGNVVYKTVQKVINEEGFIMSLEDVLKHGAGKEKYQAIRDILTTCTSITNVKSVAEKAFANFKIALEKAYNELDVKTFEGTEELFKDLQANDIKVVLNTGYDSITANKLLDKLGWKVGVTIDALVTADDVKNGRPDGDMILKAMELMGVNDPLKVLKVGDSAIDIEEGKSAHCGMTAGVLTGAQTREQIQEAAPTYIVESLKELRVILL